The following proteins come from a genomic window of Magnetococcales bacterium:
- a CDS encoding ATP-binding cassette domain-containing protein has translation MAFLVAKFFEERKEYAAQPLPPTAIRFAGVEKTLDGRKVLDQVDLEIPQGKITAIIGVSGGGKSVSLKHMIGLMAPDRGRVFVGDQELGRLTRKQLLRVRERFSMLFQGSALFDSMNVFDNVAFPLREKTRHNAETIAKMVHKTLAQVGLSGMDAKFPDELSGGMMKRVALARALVTQPEIILLDEPTAGLDPIIENAIHHLICDTFMRARYTMVIISHAIPQIFNWCHHVLVLHEGKILESGPSVVVMESQHPVIKQFINGNLTGPIKVI, from the coding sequence ATGGCGTTCCTGGTTGCCAAGTTCTTTGAAGAACGCAAAGAGTATGCCGCCCAACCTCTGCCGCCCACCGCCATCCGTTTTGCCGGTGTGGAAAAAACCCTCGATGGCCGCAAGGTCCTGGATCAGGTCGATCTGGAAATTCCCCAGGGCAAGATCACGGCCATCATCGGCGTCAGCGGCGGGGGAAAGAGCGTCTCCCTCAAACATATGATCGGCCTCATGGCCCCGGATCGGGGCCGGGTCTTCGTCGGCGATCAGGAACTGGGCAGGCTGACCAGAAAACAGTTGCTGCGCGTCCGGGAACGTTTCAGCATGCTGTTCCAGGGCAGTGCGCTTTTCGACTCCATGAACGTCTTCGACAATGTGGCGTTTCCCTTGCGGGAAAAAACCCGCCACAATGCCGAAACCATTGCCAAAATGGTCCACAAAACCCTGGCACAGGTCGGCTTGTCCGGCATGGACGCCAAGTTTCCGGACGAGTTGAGCGGCGGCATGATGAAACGGGTGGCCCTGGCACGGGCACTGGTCACCCAACCCGAAATCATCCTCCTCGATGAACCAACCGCCGGTCTGGATCCCATCATCGAAAATGCCATCCACCACCTCATCTGTGATACCTTCATGCGCGCCCGCTACACCATGGTGATCATCAGCCATGCCATACCGCAAATCTTCAACTGGTGCCATCATGTTCTCGTACTCCACGAGGGAAAAATTCTGGAATCCGGTCCCTCGGTCGTGGTCATGGAATCGCAACATCCGGTCATTAAACAATTTATCAATGGAAACCTGACAGGACCGATCAAGGTTATCTGA